From the genome of Chionomys nivalis chromosome 19, mChiNiv1.1, whole genome shotgun sequence, one region includes:
- the C19H2orf49 gene encoding ashwin: MAGHVGGRSCTDAELLLHPELLSQEFLLLTLEQKNIAVENDVRVNKDNLTDLYVQHAIPLPQRALPKSRWGKMMEKKREQHEGKTETKRSGAVDGLRKRPLIVFDGSSTSTSIKVKRTESGADERLRPPAQTGSARDALQKLPNSSSRVSPLVLFSSLPMNNKMEHNNNDTKQNHDLTHRKSPSGPVKSPPLSPVGTTPVKLKRAAPKEETETTNSLKPPETKRKIQHVTWP, from the exons ATGGCGGGGCATGTGGGCGGTCGCAGCTGCACGGACGCCGAGCTGCTGCTGCATCCTGAGCTGCTGTCCCAGGAGTTCCTCCTTCTCACCCTGGAGCAG AAGAACATAGCTGTTGAGAATGATGTAAGAGTAAACAAAGACAACCTTACTGACCTTTATGTCCAGCACGCCATACCACTGCCTCAGAGGGCGTTGCCAAAGAGTAGATGGGGGAAgatgatggaaaagaaaagagaacaacaTGAAGGAAAAACTGAGACCAAAAG GAGTGGTGCTGTGGATGGATTAAGGAAAAGACCCCTCATTGTGTTCGATGGGAGCTCAACAAGCACAAGCATCAAAGTGAAAAGGACAGAGAGCGGAGCGGACGAGCGCCTCAGGCCTCCTGCCCAGACAGGCTCTGCCCGGGACGCCTTGCAGAAGTTACCAAATTCCTCTTCCAGGGTTTCGCCCCTAGTTTTGTTTTCCAGTTTGCCTATGAACAATAAAATGGAGCACAATAATAATGACACTAAACAGAACCATGACTTAACACATAGGAAAAGTCCTTCCGGTCCTGTGAAGTCGCCGCCTTTGTCCCCTGTGGGAACTACTCCCGTGAAATTAAAGCGGGCTGCTCctaaggaagagacagagaccacG aaTTCCCTGAAGCCTCCAGAAACAAAGAGGAAGATACAGCACGTCACGTGGCCATGA